AATCATTATGTTGTACTTGCTTTAAGGAATAAAGTTAATCCatgcagtaaataaaaaaagaaataaaaatagagagagagagcgagaacagattttataaaacaggaagtactcCTCCCTCTACAaaactgtgcaaacatcagGACCTTTACCTTAAAAAGCAGATGTCAGACTAATCCTGAGCCAGCATCTTCATTAAATTACACCCATACGAGCCAGCGTGGGGAGGTTTGTAAAGGGAGTAtgatgcccatgatgagtgaaCTACAACTGTGTATATGCACCTATAGAATACAAAAAACCACCTACAGAAATACTCTGATGATTCTTCAGTGGTTGGATGTATCAGTGATGGAGGTGGTCTTGGAAGAATCATCTGCTTTCAAATGTGAGTAAGACCCGAGAAATGGTGATCGGCCTCAGAGGACGGCTGCACCACTTGTGTCTATCCTGATGATGAGCATGGTATACTTCTCTGTGGTTTGCTGGGGGAACTGGGGACACCATCAGATGAATAAACTGAGTAGGAAGGTTGGCTTTGTGACTACCGGCAAACTGAACACGTCAAACGTGTTGCTTCTTAAATCAGCATGATTTTTAACATGCCATTTTGGGTCATTGTTCTTGTTATattagataaaaacaaaacgtgTTTTGCTTTCAGAAATAAGAACATTTCAAACTGACCAGAAACTTCTGTGCAGTTACTTTCACAGTTACTTGCACTTCTTCTGCTAACTGTGTTCTTTGCTCCCACACAGATATGTTCACCCGGATGTTAAAACTGAGACTTCTCAACGCTGTAGCACCTGCGTACTTTTTCACCGCTACAGCAGTCACCTTCATTTTGCACTTTGGCTTCTTCATACCAACAATTTTCCCAAGTCAGGGTACATCACTGGAGGGGTCCAAAGTTTTACATACagttattttccttttcttgatGTTCAATGCGTTAGGGAATTACATAATGACTATTAAATACCCAGCTGAGAGTGCCAACGAGACTGTGATTCCAGTGTGCTCACCACACTGCTCGGATAAAGTGGACGCGCACTACCTCCTGAACGGCCGTCACTTTTGCAAACTTTGCAAGAAGGTTATCCTTAAGAGGGACCACCACTGTTTCTTCACTGGAAACTGCATCGGCAACAAAAACATGCGCTACTTCATCATGTTCTGCATCTACACATCCTGCACATGTTTATACTCTTTGGTTCTTGGCGTGGCCTTTCTAACAGTGGAGTACTCGATCTCTTTTGAGAACCCCCTGACCTTTTTGACTCTTCTCCCGTTCTCCACTGGTTACTTCTTCATGGGTGAGTTTTCCATTCAAGCTGATATCTCAGAGGGGGCACCAATTACCAattcaatatttttattgatGGAGTCTGCTAAAGTTTGTAAGATTCACAGcttaaaataatctgtattTATATCAAAATGGATCTTTGTGCAGCCTCTCAGTTCATTCACGTTCGGCTAACTTTCTCCTGATTGGATGCCATTTGCAAACAGAAGGTTAAAACAGCACGTCGGCAGGGCTTTTGCAAAGCTGTGTGGCTGAAGTGGTCACACTAATGATATTCGCTTTCACTGAGATCAAAATGGTCTTAAACTAAGCATTTAGGTCAGTCTGCCTGAGCTTCAGGCTAACAGGTATTACTTATATATACACTGACCTCATTTAATACTCTTTTCTTCACCACAACCATCCACCATTCTAACAATAATATATGTGACAGATAGTAATTTCTCCTCCTCAATATCTCCTCACAGGAACAATCTCAGGCCTGCAGTTGTTCCTGGTGCTGATGCTGTACGTGTGGCTGGGCATCGGTTTGGTGTGTGCAGGTTTCTGTTGTCAGCAGGTGCTGCTGGTGGCCCGGGGGCAGACATGGTGTCAGATGCAGAGAGGGCAACTTGCAGAGAATCGCAACCCCTGGAGAGCTAACCTCAAGGACGTCTTTGGCACCCGCTGGATCCTTGGCCTTATACTGCCTGTGCAGACAGTGGAGACGTGCTCTGAAGACGCAGATGTCCATAAACAGGACTAAGGAAAAACCGCATGTCGTAACAATAGCTCCCCACAGGTCAAAAAAGCGACACGTTGTAGAAAATGCTGTCTAAAGACCCATGTGGTGAACGATTTTGAACACAGAGAGGATGctttttgacatttaaaataGTCTGTGAAATAGCTGTTAGCACACATTCCTTTAAGGACAGGAGCCATACAAGCAGTGTGAAATAAGCGCGTAGTCTAAGTGTATCCTTTAGgtagctttttttaaaaggcaaTATTAAGACAAATAAGTTGGTCGTTTTTGGAAATCCAGCAGTTTTACTTACACTACTATAAACGCTTGCATGAAAATATAACGATGGCTTTGCATGCCTTCACAGCTTTGCAGTTTTGTATTATTTGACAGCCTGTGCCATGCGGTGCTCTGAGATTATCAAAGTGCAATGTTCTTCCACACATCCTATTAAGATGCTACAAAGCAACGTTCAGGAAACTCTGGGTAGTTTTCATGACAATGACTCACGTTTGTCGTTAAGGGCTATCAGACAAGGAAGCCGTTTGTCTGCAGCATAAACTGCCGGGCTTGACAATACTGTTGTGACAATTACATGTTTAGCCTGATGTACTCTACTCAAAGTAATGTGACTCAGGCAGTGTGAAGAGGGAATGCTCCTTTGGAAAAATGGGTGGGAAAGATGATTAATATACGATTATCCAGGGTTATTATTCACAATGTGCCATAAAGTCATTTCTTATTTGCTTatagatgaccccaaagatgaGGTATTCACTACACTGCTAATAATAAGGCGCTCTgcataataatattattaaggACTTTTCACTGTTATTCTGCGACTCCAGCTACGAATACACTGCTCATGTCGAACAGGTTTTGGGTTTCAATAAGTATACTTTCTAGAGATATTTTGTCTATTCCTGTTATACCAATAAAAGTATTCAAATCACAGCAAGTGATTAATTATTGTCTTTAATAATGACACACTGGTCTTCAACAGTTTTACACAAAGCACACTTGACAATATCAGAAAAAAAGTATCCAAACTGTAATAATTTGCCACCCTCCTTTTGCCCTTTTAAAACCAAGACTGcttttgattcatttttaatattcagGTTAATTACTAATGATCGGGGTATGCAAATCGTGGTCCTGAAAACAAATCAAAGTGAACCTAGACTTAATATTTAACTTGTGTTTATGATTTTTATACAGTAACACTGAATGCATTATCTAACCACACTGTGGGTTGTTATACAACTTCAaagaagaataataaatctTTGGAAACCCTTAAGTATATTAAACTTTCTCCCAAATTAAgctcaaaaagaaataaagaaatcttAGCTGCTCAAGCATTGACATAACATACaacattaacttaaaaaaaaaaagaggtgcaGGGCTTCTGATAAACATATATATTCACATTATCTTATGCTTATGTTTAGAGGCAACTCAGAAATCTGAGAAATGGAACAAAACAACCCCACTTCATTGTCTTAAAGTTTAAATTAATACGAAATAATAAGCAAAAACTATAGCAGGAATGAACATGACAGCAACAAATCCAAAGGCAACACAGTTATATGGCTACAGCACTTCACCTGCTACAAGCTGTAGGTATGAAGTTTCtatcttataataataatgattaaaaaaaagaagcttacTTTACCAGAACTGGCAAAATCCGTGCAATAATCTCTGTTTACAGTATTCACACAGCTTTAGTCTTGGTCAGAAACatcattacaaataaataatactgACACCAAATAAACTTccattaaatgaaaaacaaacttaCGATTTAGCAAGccatctgaactctgtgtgaATCAGACACTGTTTGAGAAGACACTTCTTACAAAAGATGCATCGGCTCTATCAGTTTGATTTACCAGTTTAGAAATAAaggataaagaaaaacaaagaccacAGTAACCTGCTGAACAAAGATGAAAGATGGATTTGATCTAAGAAGTAAATAACCCTCATACTTTCTCCACACTAACAACATTCATGCCACGTATAAGGAGTAAACCCCATGTGTCTTCGTATGTGCTGTAAGGCATGCAATAATGCAATCAAGTAGGGATGCACCGACATATTGACCGAACATCATTACGAACTGAAATCAATCATATGGACGAACACTGGCTTCTCAGCACGTAAGACAACACTTATCAAAGTGAGAGGCCAGTGTTTATCTACAGTGTGCCATCAATTTTGAGCTGGTTTAATGAGAAAAGGTAGCGTGAAAAAGTATGAAAgaattttaaacttttttttgtttcaaaaacgataattaaataacaacaaaaacaaaacaaagagaaaaataaaaacatatcagCCTGGGCTATCGGCTAAACACTGGTGTCAGTACTTCACAATCAGTGCATCCCTACACTTAGGAGTTTGACACAGAAGCCATAGCCCTATTGCAAGTGATACTTGCTATTTTGAAACAGAAGAGGCAAGAAAATTCATTATAGGCAAGGGTTTGAAATACAAGCATGCTTCCTAACTCCCATCTCATAAGAACGGCTGCTTCGACCTCAGCACGATCTGATGTCAGCGTTTTAGTGTCTGTGGACCGATCACATTGTTTTGTCACGACTGTGCAACTAAGAGAAAAAGAGCAAATGAGTCTGCCCTTTTCTAACATGCAGTTAAAACTGCAACTGCAACCCCCCCTTTTCCCCATAAAAGTAGCTATGTAACTTAAACCAGCAGTGCAAATTTTTGCCTGTTAACCATGCCTATGATATCTTCTGCTCTACTAGACCAATCACTGTTGACACTGCTAAGGGTAAGAAGTATAGGAAATGTCACCACAAGCAGCAAATATAATTACTGCTATCCTGTGAAGATGTTTGGCAGGGCAGATCAGCACTATATGACTGAATATAACCTATTCATCTACCCTGATATGTCATCTATACAGACTTTCTTGCTCTTTATGCCACATTTTCTGAATTCCCATTCTCCAACTCTGTAATGATATTTAGGCTGGAGACAGAAATCCCCGTtagggttgcatcaggaagggcatctggaATAATAACTCTGCCAGATCAAACATGTGGAACAACCCACTGTGGGGACCCCTTGTgacaagggagcagctgaaaataGCTTCTGACTTCCCATATCACTTCTGCTGGTTTTTCACAGTCCTTTATCACCAAGTTGCAGAGCTACTCCATCCCAACAATGTGACTGGTCATTTGAAGTAACGGTCCTGGAGTAATATCAATTGTGATGTTGTCGGAATAACAACATGCAATATGAGACAGACCTTTAGTTTTATATCCAACCAGCTGCTCCAAAACTGTCTAATTTCTTGACTTTGCTGTAGAAAATGATTAATACCTACAACCTACTGATAAAGGTCTGAAAGCTTAAAGTTTAGTTCAAGAGTATATTTAACACaatttgtccacatttattaAATCATCCTGTGGCCTCCTGATTAATCCTCGTCTCCAGATTCAGGACTACTGATTATGTTCGTACATATTTTAAGCTAGGATGCTCTGCGGTTTCACCCCCCACTGTTCCTTTTCTGTGTCCTGGAGAGAAAGCTGGAGTTTAGTCCAGAGTTGTGGGTTTCCACTGCTGAGAGCCTCCAGCAGCAGAGTCGTCTGctcctgaagctgctgcagctggcCTTGGGTGCGCTTATTCTCTTTGATCAGCTGCTTTGTGCGCATGGTGATCCCCAGCAAGCCGGACTTGTTGAGAATGTTGTAGGTATTGCTGAAGCGTTTCTGCTTATTAGTGCGCATCGAGTCTTCATCCTCGAATTCGTCATCAAGCATCCTGTTGTCTCCTGCTAGAATCCTAAATTCATCTGTGTAGGAGGGCACGGAGCTGGTTCCTACCTGTGAGGAGAAAGACTTGATAAGCTGCTCCTGACTCTCAGCTGCCTGTGCTTGGTTTGTTGGTGCTTCAAAGTTGGATGTGGTTTGGGCTGTCATCTGCAGTGCTGACAGGGGGCTGGGGGCGCTGTACACCCTGTGGCCATGATGATGCCTCCTCTGTCGCTGGTTATATCCCGCTGCTGTACTCCCCCTCACCCTTGAGGATCCTACCCTCTTAGTGGGTGTGTCCATGGGATGCGGGGCAATTTTGGGATATGATTTGAGGATGGGCATGTAGCTTTTTGACTGACGCGTGTTTTCAGAGCCAGTCTTAGGAGagctgttgttgtcatttgatAGCATGGGTTGAAGAAGAACCACTTGCGACTGAGGCATTATTTCCAACGGTGAAGGAAAGTTCCACTGTTTTTCTGCTGGAGCCGTGGATGATTGctagaaaataagaaaaaaaacaaacagacctTTAATGTTATAAAACATTTCTTATACTATCTATAATACGGTAGCTGTAAAACGGAAAGTGCATGACAGAGTTACAGGGTTATAGTCGATGATCTCAGGGATTGTCAAGCTTGTTCTTCCATTTATATTACATTTAATGTCTCTGGTTAGTTCTGCTGTTGGCATCTCTGCATTATAATAAGATACTTGAGACACAGATGTGTCTCAAGAGGCCTTTTTGCCACTTTGAAATGgatgaatgactaaagtgtgtgtgtgtgtctgtgtgtgaggggGAGGACCTGCTACACTGAACCATCATCATAATATCAAAATGAGACAAAACAGAGGGTGTTTATTTAAACAAGAGCTCCATGTGAGTGCTTGCCGGGTTCGCTGTTTATCTCCCGCTTTCAACTtttgtgggtgtatgtgtgtgtttgtcggTGAAAGAGGCCACTGTGTGTGGTGAGAGCTTGGTGTAGAGTGGAGGAAAAACAGGTGAGAGATTTTACACaggtaaacacagactgaacgaCTTAGGAGAATTGTAGCCCCCCCAAAATTTTTTATAAAAGGAGAGGCAGCTATAGGTAATGATGTAATAATGTTTTCAATGTTCCGCTAATAACTGTGCTATTATAGACTCTAATTATGGAAGGCTGAATCATCATCAAACAGTAGCATGATTGTTTTTAGTGTGTTTGGGGAACACAGTATGCCTTACTGGGAGTGGATAATATTACCTCAGTGAGTGCACATTAACCCACCACCAATTCAGCAGCATTGATATCACTTTTGCTGATCTCAGAGGATAGGACAATTGAATTATAACAAAACCAGCCCAGCCCCAGATCATACACAATCTAAGGAAAGTGTTAAAACACAGCATTACCCACAACATGCAAAGACAGAAATGAATGCTCAATTTGAGTTAATAAACTCCATTCAAAATTAAGCTGTTAACTAATTTCTCTAAAAGTTCAGGGTACAAAACACTCTTTAAGAGACTATGAGCCAAACAATGCTCCATTGAGCACTACAGCTCAAAGACAATATAGCAATAAAACACTCTAAGAGTAATGAAATACACAGTAGTCTGTTAAGACAAATATTGCAATATTTTACCTGCTTTAACACAAAGTTGTTCATGATGATCATTGGAGACAGTCCAGTGTATGAACCTCCCATCACAGCCACCTGTGGACCAGTTGGCTCCTGGCTGACTATTGACCCGTTTCTTGCTGCATCTTCAGAGTCAGTCACTTCGACTGTGCTGAGGTACTCCGAGCTAGCATCTGAGAGGACAACACGACAGGTATATGAGGCTCATCTTGTTTAAAAGAAAGACTTCTGCTCTGTGTGGAAGAACATTAGCTGTATGAAAACAGTGGCAGATGTAGATAAATATCTGTAGCGTGTCTGAAAAAGGATACTATCACCTTAATGTGAAGAGCTAAATCAAATTCAGGTCAACCCCCATACTGTAAATAAAGGTCCTCAATAGAACATAACCTACATAGAAAATGTGACCTAGATCTCCACATTTGATTAGGGTCGACCTTGTTCATGAACTGATAGTCATTATTTGTACTTATTTAAGGCTAATTATATCCCAGGTCAAGACACGTGTTCTTTCAGACAAAATCAAGAATATTTTGGACAATCACAAGACTTAAAAGGTAtgctattttctttttacaatgtAAGCAAATCAAACCTGAGAAGCCTGAATCTCTTTCCAGGTCTTGTTTGCATGTTGCAAGGTGCGATGTCCGGGTGAACGGCAGAGTCCTGTGACTGCCTGGTCGATTAAACCGGTTCATGATGGTctatacaggaaaaaaaacggACAGATGAAGTTAAATAACTGCGACTTAATTTCTCCAGGACAGTCTTATGCAAGTTTGTGATACAGTTTGatgacattttttctttatttttaaatccattCAGGGTCTTGGGAAGGAGAGAAACAGCTAATTAAATATCTACGAGTAGCATGTCCATtttaaaacagtaatattccatttctttggatttttttcatGACAGGTGACACATTATCCTATTTGGCTATGGAAGACATTTCGAGACTTTTTAAAGATCTTTGGCTACAGACAGATGGGtcacaatgatttttttttttttgctaataatttacacattttaaaaaccttTATAAACTAAAATATTTAGGCCTTAGCAAACCTACCCGTTTTACATATCATATCTTACGTGATAATCTAgttataaacaaataaataaacagcagccAATTATAAATGTAAACAATCACAAGATAAAGGTGATCACTCAGACACAGCAGGGTCAAGGCTTCAGGTTGTTCCCTTAATTTGTCCTTGCCTATAATTTTTTCCTAGTAACTCATTACTATATAcgatttaaaatgtataatgaCTAAAAGCACAACAGTCACAGTATAAACACTCGCCTGTAGTTAATACGTAATCTGTCTTTTTAAAGCTTCTACTTTGAATTGTTTACAAGACTGATCATCACTTCACGTTTAAGGCCTGCACTTTGTATTTATACTGTACAtgactgtatttatttttgccaACATACTGAAAAGAGCAGGCGCACACCCACAAACGGGATTACGTAATGTTTTAAGCTGcataataaacacattaaaacataataaaagcGTATTATTATCTGCCTTACGTCTCCCATTTTACAAACTCGAGCTGAACGATTGGATGAAGGGCCTGTGACCCTCCCACACCCACTCACTGCGATGGCAGTCATGGCAagacacactttaaaaaaacaaaacaaaacaatgtccTACTTACccagcaaaaacaacaaataaagaaGTTAGTGCAGACAATCATTGGTATAAAGCTGGGATCCTGAACAGTCCAGCGTTTATAACTTCTTAACTAGCTACAGCTAGCATTGTTTTGCAGTACACGCAACTTTGTCAACATTGGCCATTAACGTCAACTAACTTACgcgacacaaacacacacacagctttagGGTTGCAGAAATGTGCTTCTGCATTAACAAAATATGGAAAGCAACATTAGCTGCTGTCTGTATCATCGACAGTACGTTTTATCTATTTACTATGCATTTAGCTGGGTAACGCTAGCTGCTAGCTACCGTAGCTTTAGCTCAGAACTCTTGTTATCACGAGATCGATAAGCAATATGAGTAACAGCATAATTTCTACAAACCTTACAAAGACGTCGTTTGCTTCAAAGCGAAAATCCGACTTTAGTAGCTTGAAAATATGTGGCTAGTTAAAGCCACCCAACTCCCGTGTTGCTAACGCCAGCTGTACTTCTGTTCTCTACAAAATAAACACCCTCCACGCGGTCTTACAGGTAAACACAATTACGTGCGCGCATTCACGCAGATATAGTTTTAAACAAATCGGTGACATAAAATGATTTGTATTTAAGTATTAATGCTTTGAATTAGTTTATTATGGAATACATTTCTGAAagtattaaataataataatatttttatctAAGGACAAAAAAGCGTAAAACACATTTGCAACTTTATTGTCTGTTACGGCAGCCTCCTGGATAAGTTTCTAAAAGTAAGTAAGGGTTTTCAGATGATGGGGGTTATAAGTCCAGTTTTTAGTGGTTGTAATTTAAGTGGTTTTAAGAAGTGTACTTTAAGAGCTGTGACGGGAACAACAACTCCCTGTGAGACACCATTAAGGGCTTTAATAACCTGACACACAGAGGTTGCTACGGAAACGGGTGAAGTACATGTTTTATTCTTGGGGTTGGCGAAAGAGGAGCTTGTTTTGAGACATATACTCTGATGGGGTTACGCTATGGTGTGCGTAACCCCATCAGACTTGTTGTTTAGGCTGAAAAacgtcttttaaaaaaaatctaccgTGTTTGATATTTTATTGTAAGCCTACAAATGTAAAGGGCCTATCATATAGTTTGCTATTATTTGTGATAATGTGAACCAGATTAAGACTGCCAGCAGTTAGTACATCTATTAGGATACAACTGGTATATAATTATTGAATACAACTGGAATTACTAAACAATTACACAAGACAATCTGACAATCATAACAGTtttattacaaaataaatatttaaatgaaataaaacactaagtcagtaaaaatgctatttttacattttcatagaTTTTCTTTATGtggtacatgaaaaaaacaaacgcCATTTAACATATCTACGTCACTTCATCCCTTCCATGTTGCAGTGTTTCTAGAAACAGACAGAGGATGACACCTGTGGTGTGGGATTATTGGACTGTTGAGTCACCAGTCGGACACAAGGTTGTGCTGTTCAGCTACACACAGCATATGGGATGAACATTTGAGACTGTAACTAATGCTTTTACATGTGTGAGCTCAAGCTTGGAATCTAATAAAAAAACGATTTTGAGGGCTTACATGATGTTTTAACAGCTATAGAAAGCAAAAATAATTTGTATTCAAGCTTTCCCCTGTTGCTGCAGCACTCCATACAGTGCAATTACTTTTAACCTGTCATGGCACTTATTTTAAATTCCAACTTTAAGAATTTGTATTCCGTAGACACACCGGCGAGCTGTCTGGAGTGTACCCTCTTTCTTGCCCAAGGTCAGCGACAGGCAGGCTCGAGCCTCCTCCACAACCATGACTTTGACAAGTAGATAAGAcagtggatgactggatatatCCCACTGGAATACTTAAATCTGAATTCACATTTCACTTATTTGTTTACGCCACAGTAAGAAACATACCGCACCAAATATTCCAGGGCATTCAAAGGAAGCCTTGTGGCTATTAGTTGTATGGTCCTCCAGACGTTTCAAGTACAGGCACAGGCAGAGTGAAGTAGTGTATCATTGGACCTGCACTGTATATCATTATGTCCTTGTGACTGACACTCGAGAAAAAATTAGTGGTTTGCCAAAAATTGGGTCCAACCCTGTGATGTGCACTGCCCCTCTGTACAGTATTTAATTCAATCTGCATACCTCAAATACCCTCCTGAAGGCTCATGTATTGTCATAGAGCTGCAACCTGTCTACTGTGAGCGACTAAACAAGCAACGCATGGGTATTTGGTCCTGAGTTGAAAATGCATGATGGGCGAGCTGAAATATCCGAGAATGTTGTGatcaaaattttaaaagaaaaaattgaaATGAGCGATTTTTACTCTTGTAAAAACAATATGTGTGCTACTCGAACTTgtgtattaattattttaacaCGAATGCGCCAGTTGCCGTTGATCTCGCCACACCCACTGTGCATCCATATGGTCATTTCAGATAAGTGGGCCAGATAATCAAGATTAGCCTCTTGTTAGGAGAATATCTGTATGCTGGATTCCATAAATATGGAAAGTTTGAAGTTCTGTGAAAATCTTCGATTTATaaacatttctgctaaatgtttTCCCATTCAGGTCACATGATGCTGTAAAAGAGTTTGATTTATACAGACCAAGCAACTACGCAACAATGGCTTTTGGAACAGATCTCAGATATGATGATGATCTGATTCAAAATACTTTAATATAGAGGTTTAAAAACACTTTCCATAAACACTAGAGGGAGACATTTCCTTATCGCATGTACAAAGAAGTTGCACATCAAGTCCACAAGGTGTTCTCTGGTCCAactatattaataaatatagatttttcttcttttttacatGTGTAACCTTCTTTTAAATACCAAAGGATTTGACAAATAATAACTGATACAGTAATACCTAGCATAAAAAGAAGACATCAGTCTGTTTGGTTCTACATTGCACTGGCTCCCAGGGATGTCCATTGTTTCAGGCTTGTAACAGCAGTGTTTCCACCAGTCAAAACGCACTTCCTGTTGAACCTTGTCGTTACAAAAACACCCTGCCCATCAGCGTAAGGGCATGTAGGCAAATCAACCCAGCTGTTTGAGTCTCTGGCTGCAGACACAGTATTGATAGATGAGTGAAGGAGACTCTTGATGCTCCCACTGGGCTGGAAACAAATAGTGAGCCACACTGCAACAGGGGGTTGGGTCGCCACTGCAGTTACCTGCGAGGAATCTGGCACCTGTAGAACACAAGCGATAACGTAGCCTTTGTTAAAAGCTGTTGTAAGATAAAACGGTGGCTATGTGAACGTTTTCTCCCCCCCGTGTGCCCCTCACCTGTCAcattccttctttttttgtctctccttcctcttccttcctcttcctcttcgcCTTTTCCTGAACCAAGAaccaaattataaaaaaaagctTGCGGTTTTTGACAAATAGCAAAATTGATATTGTAAGAATATTCCCTTACTTTGGAACCTTCACAACAGGTTTTCTGATTCTGAGGGCAAAGGTTTcgataaattaaaatgaacGTCCAGGTACAACATTTAAAAGTCTGTGAGAGTAACCCAGTCTTCTAGAAGTTACGTTTATGCTGCCTGCTATTAATGACCAAACGCGATTAGCAGATATTGCGTCGACAGTGCAGGAATCTTTAGGAAAACAACTTGATTTTCAGTGAGGTATTCAGTTTAAGCATGGGGTTGTTTTTGGAGATGAATCTATGAGAAACATAAACATGGCTTCCAGGAGACGGGGTTTATATTTTGCATACTTATCAATAAGTTATGTCACAAcacccttcttttttttcttacctaCATTCACATGTTTGATGCTCCACAAACGTCATCTCAACATATTCTTGACCTTGTTCTGATGGCCTGATTTTCAACAGCTGGGGATGGAGGAGGGGTGGAGGTGAaacggagatttgccaaaaCGATCTAATGAAGCGCTCACAGCTACGAGTTATAACTCACAGTTATGTTGCACAACACTTAGGTCTTACCTGCATGGTAACGTTTGTGGTTTGAGTGGGATGACACTCCAGGTTCTCATCTCCGCAACAGCCAGCGCACCTCACCAGGGGAACGCAGGAGGGGCTGTAGATGTGCTCCACCTCCGATGGGTATTCCTGCACCACCTCCACCAGCTTCTCAATGGTGCGGCAAAAGCTGCGACCCCAAACTTTTTCAAACACA
Above is a window of Oreochromis niloticus isolate F11D_XX linkage group LG19, O_niloticus_UMD_NMBU, whole genome shotgun sequence DNA encoding:
- the zdhhc22 gene encoding palmitoyltransferase ZDHHC22; translated protein: MFTRMLKLRLLNAVAPAYFFTATAVTFILHFGFFIPTIFPSQGTSLEGSKVLHTVIFLFLMFNALGNYIMTIKYPAESANETVIPVCSPHCSDKVDAHYLLNGRHFCKLCKKVILKRDHHCFFTGNCIGNKNMRYFIMFCIYTSCTCLYSLVLGVAFLTVEYSISFENPLTFLTLLPFSTGYFFMGTISGLQLFLVLMLYVWLGIGLVCAGFCCQQVLLVARGQTWCQMQRGQLAENRNPWRANLKDVFGTRWILGLILPVQTVETCSEDADVHKQD
- the cipca gene encoding CLOCK-interacting pacemaker a — translated: MNRFNRPGSHRTLPFTRTSHLATCKQDLERDSGFSDASSEYLSTVEVTDSEDAARNGSIVSQEPTGPQVAVMGGSYTGLSPMIIMNNFVLKQQSSTAPAEKQWNFPSPLEIMPQSQVVLLQPMLSNDNNSSPKTGSENTRQSKSYMPILKSYPKIAPHPMDTPTKRVGSSRVRGSTAAGYNQRQRRHHHGHRVYSAPSPLSALQMTAQTTSNFEAPTNQAQAAESQEQLIKSFSSQVGTSSVPSYTDEFRILAGDNRMLDDEFEDEDSMRTNKQKRFSNTYNILNKSGLLGITMRTKQLIKENKRTQGQLQQLQEQTTLLLEALSSGNPQLWTKLQLSLQDTEKEQWGVKPQSILA
- the pgfb gene encoding placenta growth factor isoform X2 gives rise to the protein MLLGFVIGTVVALYLQFSPAQSLPLASINSTMEVLVFEKVWGRSFCRTIEKLVEVVQEYPSEVEHIYSPSCVPLVRCAGCCGDENLECHPTQTTNVTMQLLKIRPSEQGQEYVEMTFVEHQTCECRKRRRGRGRKRKERQKKKECDRCQIPRR
- the pgfb gene encoding placenta growth factor isoform X1 encodes the protein MLLGFVIGTVVALYLQFSPAQSLPLASINSTMEVLVFEKVWGRSFCRTIEKLVEVVQEYPSEVEHIYSPSCVPLVRCAGCCGDENLECHPTQTTNVTMQLLKIRPSEQGQEYVEMTFVEHQTCECRIRKPVVKVPKKRRRGRGRKRKERQKKKECDRCQIPRR